The following coding sequences lie in one Mycobacterium sp. DL440 genomic window:
- a CDS encoding MCE family protein, whose amino-acid sequence MSTAVLAVSGCAYHGLNSLPLPGAVGRDSSAVSYRVEIANIATLEPNSPVMVSNVVVGSVSAVRFVNWHAEVDVAVQPTTVVPANAVATIGQTSLLGSMHLALDPPLGQPASGRLTPGATIALARSSTYPTTEQTLSSLAAVVNGGGLGQIGDIIHNANLMVHGREGDLRELLDRMNSLVGVLDSQRDSIVGAITALNRLAGAFANHRDVLDRTLQKLPAALDVLVREQPKFITALDKLRSFSDSAVRVVNATQDDLITNLRNLEPTLRALADVGPYLDTALAYATVYPFGQNLIDRGLHGDYMNLFAVLDLTVPRLKRTLFLGTRWGDPNAQLEPAPGEPYYRRYSYDPLNAPLSAQVSAPDAQAPMPTVTDPVVPFSPPRFGAPEQPPAPQTPQQVFAGPYGPPPNHESPPEEGHG is encoded by the coding sequence ATGAGCACTGCCGTACTCGCAGTTAGCGGCTGCGCCTATCACGGTCTGAATTCGCTACCCTTGCCCGGGGCGGTCGGGCGCGATAGTAGCGCCGTTAGCTACCGCGTTGAGATTGCGAACATCGCCACCCTGGAGCCGAACTCGCCGGTGATGGTCTCCAATGTGGTCGTGGGCAGCGTGTCCGCAGTGAGGTTCGTGAACTGGCACGCCGAGGTCGATGTCGCGGTACAGCCCACTACGGTGGTGCCCGCCAACGCTGTGGCGACCATCGGCCAGACCAGCCTGCTGGGTTCCATGCATCTGGCCCTGGACCCACCGTTGGGGCAGCCTGCATCCGGCCGGCTGACTCCCGGCGCCACTATCGCACTTGCTCGTTCATCGACTTATCCCACCACCGAGCAAACGTTGTCGTCGCTGGCCGCAGTGGTCAACGGCGGCGGGCTCGGCCAGATCGGGGACATCATTCATAACGCCAACCTGATGGTTCACGGACGAGAAGGCGATCTTCGCGAACTGCTCGACAGGATGAACAGCCTTGTGGGCGTACTAGATTCACAACGAGACAGCATCGTCGGCGCGATCACGGCACTGAATCGACTCGCCGGCGCCTTTGCGAATCACCGCGACGTACTCGACCGAACCCTCCAGAAACTTCCTGCGGCACTCGATGTGCTGGTTCGTGAACAGCCCAAGTTCATCACAGCTTTGGACAAGTTGCGATCTTTCAGCGACTCCGCAGTGCGCGTCGTCAATGCCACCCAAGACGACTTGATCACAAACCTGCGCAATCTCGAACCAACCCTACGCGCCCTCGCCGACGTCGGCCCCTACCTCGACACCGCGTTGGCCTACGCGACGGTCTATCCATTCGGGCAAAACCTCATCGACCGAGGCTTGCACGGGGACTACATGAACCTTTTCGCCGTACTCGACCTCACAGTGCCCCGCCTCAAGCGCACCCTGTTTCTCGGAACTCGGTGGGGCGATCCGAACGCCCAGCTGGAACCCGCACCGGGAGAGCCCTACTACCGCAGATACTCCTACGACCCACTCAACGCCCCACTGTCGGCACAAGTGTCTGCACCGGATGCACAGGCACCGATGCCCACAGTCACCGACCCGGTGGTGCCGTTCTCGCCGCCACGGTTCGGCGCACCGGAGCAACCTCCGGCACCGCAAACCCCACAGCAAGTTTTTGCCGGCCCGTACGGCCCGCCGCCGAACCACGAGTCACCACCGGAAGAAGGTCACGGCTGA
- a CDS encoding TetR family transcriptional regulator, with product MTPRNRRWGDAVALLDDDDARDRLLDAAARCIVRRGDTQIRMAEVAEEAGVVRSTVYRYYATRDDLLLGLLLRRIDSAYARWVKALHRPLNAAGSIRELVLKPVVSVDHGDPLNQALYASESAALIPVLELGAEALVDVMAEHIGPLFTEWKAEGQIYRDLNLRDTLQWMSATTSFLLTTSWRQRPVSAKRRFIDRYLVRALVC from the coding sequence GTGACACCACGCAACCGACGCTGGGGTGATGCTGTAGCCCTGCTCGACGACGACGACGCCCGGGACCGCCTTCTGGATGCTGCAGCTCGATGCATCGTCCGGCGCGGGGACACTCAGATCCGCATGGCCGAGGTGGCCGAGGAGGCCGGAGTGGTGCGCTCCACCGTGTACCGCTATTACGCCACTCGGGATGACCTGCTTCTCGGACTGCTGCTCAGACGCATCGACAGTGCGTATGCCCGATGGGTGAAAGCGCTACATCGCCCGCTGAACGCGGCTGGCAGCATCCGGGAGTTGGTGCTCAAGCCGGTGGTCTCCGTCGACCACGGTGATCCGCTCAATCAAGCGCTCTATGCCAGCGAGAGCGCAGCACTCATACCCGTGCTCGAATTGGGAGCCGAAGCTTTGGTTGACGTGATGGCCGAACACATCGGGCCGTTGTTCACTGAGTGGAAGGCCGAGGGCCAGATCTATCGGGACCTGAACCTGCGAGACACCTTGCAGTGGATGTCGGCGACGACGTCATTCCTACTCACCACCAGCTGGCGGCAGCGCCCGGTCAGCGCCAAACGACGATTCATCGACCGGTATCTGGTCCGGGCGCTGGTTTGCTGA
- a CDS encoding MCE family protein yields MLTRLVRAQLVIFAIAGIVGLTVMTVNYLQAPTLLGLGRITVTVELPRSGGLYRFSNVTYRGVQVGKVTDVSVHDGKRVEATLSLQGTARVPVDTTAAVRSMSAVGEQYIDLQPHDESGPYLTDGSTIPVEHTTVPQQVGPMLDQLGALVDSIPGDRLGDMLNESFKAFNGAGYDFGSLLDSAATLTHDLSGIGEQSRTLVADSRPLLDSQARASDSLRSLAHSIAGITDQVRVRDTQVRTILAQGPATADEVSRLLTQIKPTMPVLLANLITVGQVAVTYHPSLEQLLVLLPPAISTTQASSAKNNPTGLPLGDFELSVNDPPACNVGFLPPSQWRSPNDLSDIDTPDGLYCKLPQDSPISVRGARNYPCMGQPGKRAPTVQMCESDQPFMPLAMRPHALGPGPIDPNLLAQGVAPDSRAETDQNTFGPLEGTPLPPPAGASPGVAPSGFSPAAAQKPSVAIARYDQTGTYLGPDGRLYRQTDLSGTTTASRSWTDLVMARA; encoded by the coding sequence ATGCTCACTCGCCTGGTCCGCGCCCAACTCGTCATCTTCGCCATCGCCGGCATCGTCGGGTTGACCGTGATGACGGTCAATTACCTGCAGGCACCCACCCTCCTGGGACTGGGACGCATCACAGTCACAGTGGAGTTGCCGCGATCTGGCGGCCTGTACCGGTTCAGCAATGTCACCTATCGCGGTGTGCAGGTCGGAAAGGTGACCGACGTATCCGTCCACGACGGCAAGCGGGTGGAAGCCACGTTGTCGTTGCAGGGCACAGCACGGGTCCCCGTGGACACGACCGCAGCGGTCAGGAGCATGTCGGCGGTGGGGGAGCAGTACATCGATCTGCAACCACACGACGAATCCGGTCCTTACCTCACCGACGGATCGACCATTCCGGTTGAGCACACGACGGTTCCCCAGCAGGTCGGGCCAATGCTCGACCAACTCGGTGCACTCGTCGACAGCATTCCCGGAGACAGGCTCGGCGATATGCTCAACGAGTCGTTCAAGGCGTTCAACGGTGCGGGCTACGACTTCGGGTCGCTACTGGATTCCGCTGCCACACTCACCCATGACCTCAGCGGTATCGGTGAACAGTCCAGGACGCTGGTCGCCGACAGCCGGCCGCTACTCGACAGTCAAGCGCGGGCGTCCGATTCACTGCGAAGCCTTGCGCACAGCATCGCGGGAATCACCGATCAGGTCCGGGTAAGGGATACCCAGGTGCGAACGATCCTCGCCCAAGGGCCCGCGACAGCCGACGAGGTTTCCCGGCTGCTCACCCAGATCAAACCCACCATGCCGGTGCTACTGGCCAATCTGATCACCGTCGGCCAGGTGGCGGTGACGTATCACCCGTCGTTGGAACAACTGCTCGTTCTACTGCCGCCTGCGATCTCGACCACCCAGGCTTCCAGTGCCAAGAACAACCCCACGGGTCTGCCTTTGGGGGACTTCGAACTTTCGGTCAATGACCCACCTGCGTGCAATGTCGGCTTCCTGCCCCCGTCGCAGTGGCGCTCGCCCAATGATCTGAGCGACATCGACACACCCGACGGCCTGTACTGCAAGCTTCCGCAGGATTCTCCGATCAGCGTTCGTGGTGCACGCAACTATCCCTGTATGGGACAACCGGGCAAGCGTGCACCTACCGTCCAGATGTGTGAGAGCGATCAACCCTTCATGCCGCTGGCGATGCGCCCGCATGCGCTGGGCCCTGGCCCGATCGATCCGAACCTGCTCGCGCAGGGAGTCGCGCCCGACAGTCGCGCCGAGACCGACCAGAACACGTTCGGTCCGTTGGAGGGCACACCGCTCCCACCACCGGCTGGAGCATCTCCTGGTGTTGCGCCATCGGGTTTTTCACCGGCAGCAGCCCAAAAACCTTCGGTGGCCATTGCTCGGTACGACCAGACCGGAACGTATCTGGGGCCGGACGGGCGCCTCTACCGGCAGACCGATCTGAGCGGCACAACAACCGCGTCGCGCTCTTGGACCGACTTGGTGATGGCACGGGCGTGA